From a region of the Mauremys mutica isolate MM-2020 ecotype Southern chromosome 12, ASM2049712v1, whole genome shotgun sequence genome:
- the PDE6G gene encoding retinal rod rhodopsin-sensitive cGMP 3',5'-cyclic phosphodiesterase subunit gamma isoform X2 produces the protein MSLEPPKLEIKSATRVTGGPATPRKGPPKFKQRQTRQFKSKPPKKGTQGFGDDIPGMEGLGTDITVICPWEAFSHLELHELAQYGII, from the exons ATGAGCCTGGAGCCCCCCAAGCTGGAGATCAAGTCAGCCACCAGGGTGACTGGAGGGCCAGCCACCCCCAGGAAAGGGCCCCCCAAATTCAAGCAGAGGCAAACCAGACAGTTCAAGAGCAAGCCACCCAAGAAGGGGACCCAAGG GTTCGGTGATGACatccctggcatggaggggctggGAACAG ACATCACCGTGATTTGCCCCTGGGAAGCTTTCAGTCACCTGGAACTCCACGAGCTGGCGCAGTACGGCATCATCTAG
- the TSPAN10 gene encoding tetraspanin-10 translates to MASGHGPASTGEKLFMIVTPFATRFSFKKVKVEEDERSPLLPQTRRLGKLLSSPNLPGPLFSAAGDPGAGLPEKQPGKWDLLLPPSHSLDFCSYCIKYLTFLWNLLFSVLGLLILAFGIWGLLAKESLVRERIAHLGSDPMLFFVLVGLAVSTVSLAGCVGALYENTCLLKFFTGGVITFVILEILGGLVLYSLRHQLQGSLRNTMLGAVLRYQDDPDLRFIMDEIQMGLQCCGAESYQDWQMNMYFNCSSPGVQACGVPASCCLNPLENGTITNSQCGFGALGMKEFEAQSIISLGGCVPQLSRWLRGHRGVLSAYFVFLILVEVGGFLLATKLLADLAFVRARGWQPGPW, encoded by the exons ATGGCATCTGGACATGGCCCAGCAAGCACAGGAGAGAAGCTCTTCATGATTGTCACCCCCTTTGCTACACGGTTTTCCTTCAAGAAGGTGAAGGTGGAAGAAGATGAGAGGAGCCCGTTGTTACCACAG ACACGCAGACTGGGCAAGCTGCTTTCTTCACCCAACCTCCCTGGCCCCCTGTTCTCTGCCGCTGGAGACCCAGGCGCTGGATTGCCAGAGAAGCAGCCAGGAAAATGGGATCTTCTACTGCCTCCCAGCCACAGCCTGGATTTCTGCAGCTATTGCATTAAGTACCTGACCTTCCTCTGGAACCTCTTGTTCTCTGTGCTGGGCTTGCTGATCTTGGCCTTTGGGATCTGGGGGCTCCTGGCCAAGGAGTCCCTGGTAAGGGAGCGTATAGCCCACCTGGGCTCTGACCCCATGCTCTTCTTTGTCCTGGTGGGTCTGGCTGTCAGCACCGTCTCTCTGGCAGGCTGCGTGGGAGCGCTCTACGAAAACACCTGCCTGCTGAAGTTCTTTACTGGGGGGGTCATCACTTTTGTCATCTTGGAGATTCTAGGTGGGCTCGTCCTGTATTCTCTGAgacaccagctccagggctcccTGCGGAACACCATGCTGGGGGCTGTCCTAAGGTACCAGGATGACCCAGATCTGAGATTCATCATGGACGAAATTCAGATGGGCTTGCAGTGCTGCGGCGCGGAGTCCTACCAGGACTGGCAAATGAACAT GTATTTTAACTGCAGCTCCCCCGGTGTGCAAGCCTGCGGCGTTCCCGCTTCCTGCTGTCTGAATCCCCTGGAGAACGGCACCATCACAAACTCCCAGTGTGGCTTCGGAGCCCTCGGCATGAAGGAGTTTGAGGCTCAAAGTATCATCTCCCTCGGCGGCTGCGTGCCCCAGCTGAGCCGGTGGCTTCGTGGCCACCGGGGGGTGCTGAGCGCCTACTTTGTGTTTCTGATCCTGGTTGAAGTTGGAGGCTTCTTATTGGCAACCAAGTTACTGGCAGACCTGGCATTTGTCAGAGCACGAGGGTGGCAGCCAGGGCCTTGGTGA